TTTTGTTGGATGAGCTTCGAATGAACTTTGGCTTTTAATTCTCTTGCCTAATTATTTCTCTTAATGCTCCGATACCATGATGACAAAAGTCACAAGAGATTAATTAGAGAGGAATTATTGCACTCATTCTCATTGATTCACTGTTCACCAAATACATCATCCTCTACATATAGCTTGACAGCAAATGAGAGAAGGCACTACAAGACAAAAGTAAGACAGCTCATAGTACTAAGGACTAGGGGATAATCAGGTGCATCACAGtgcacaataaatgaaaataacaaACTAGTAAAATGGGTAATTAAACAAAGCAGCTCCCTCTCATCACTAGGTGCATGTCGTCGGTAGATCGAATCATTGGCCTTATTGATGACCTCCAAACAGTGTTGGTGCTACAATGGTGTCATGATTATTGAACCCTGTGCAATTTCTCAAAATGTAGACCTTTATTCcattaaaagaaaaaagaaaagagaactgaaaaaaaataaaggacTTGTTAAGAATTGAACTTATAATCTTGGATATCACATAACAgtaccactacaagaaattgtactattaacgacgggaaatcccgtcgcgaaaggccaataatcattcattaacgacgggatttcctgtcgcgaacccgtcataaaagggggccgtcgttaatagaaatcccgtcgtaaatccgtcgtaaacccgtcgtaaaagacatttgcgacggttattcccgtcattgtttggttgttagccccgtcgcaaaaggcttttgcgacggaatttttgacccgtcgtaattaggttgtcgttaaagatacaaattcttgtagtgtgccGGTCTTAGTTAATTacttatctagattgtttatcaCTCAGATTACGATAGAAGAAATAAAGTACGAGTCACTTGTATCAAAATAAAAGAAAGGTGCCTTCGATCTAACAATTGATCAATATGTAATGAGTTACCCCGTATAGAGTATGTGTATATGTTGTAGATCAAGATTTGAATAAAAGGGAGTATGGATTAGCGTAAGTAACCTAGATTATTACCACCACTAATTAAGAATGAGTTATTCTTAATTATATAAGTTAACACGAAGCCCTATAAGTTTACTAACTTCTAGTTTTGGAGATGGGAGTtacgtagtactccgtataatttatttaataatttgaacatcaaattaaatGAATGCTCAAATTGCAAGTTAAATTACACTTTATTAATTggttaaatataaaattaaagtACTGGACAAGCACATACTACTAGTATTAATTTAAAGATATAAGAATAGTGGGCACTAATTAAACATCTAAAACAGAGATTAAAATGACGAAAATGACCTTGGATGAAGTCTATAAAAACCCTAGACATGTAGCTTATCAATCACAACTCAAACCAACAAACACATTCTCTCAGCTCTAGCTATATTATTCTCTCTAATCAATATAAAAATGGCCTCCAAATCAGCTGTTGCTTTGTTGATGGTAAACCTAGCATTGTTTGCATTTGTGTCAGCAAATGCAACAGCAACATGCCCAGATCTGAATGCTTGTATCAACATAGCAGATGGTCTTGTTAATGCTGAATTAGGTGGACAATCAGGTACACCATGTTGTGAACTCATTCATGGAATTGCTGATGCTGATTTGGCTCTCTGTCTTTGCTCAAGCTTACAAAACACTCCTTTAGGAAGCACCCTTGGTGTTCTTATTAACCTTCTTGGCGGTCTCTTAGGTGGCCTCACTGGCAACTCACTCCTTAACAAAGAGCTTCTTGTCATCCTTAACTCTTGTGGTTACAACAATGCTTCCCTTTACAagtgttattaattaattaccacTTAATTATCTTAGCTTAGCTTGGCTAATTAGGGGAAgtactaatttaattaattactcgaTCTATCAAGTTCTTAATTAACTTGCCCCGGTCCGCTAGCTATGCAACACTAGCTCATCCAAATTTCCTTTAAGCTTAGAATAAACTTTGCTAGTCCTACTAATCGAGTTTAATTCGATCAGTGTATACCGGCCTATAGCTTAGTGATCGATGCATGATCATTATGGTATACTGTACGAGTGTACGTTCTCATCTAGCTAATGTATGCATGTCTTTGTAATATTGATTTTATCCTTTTCATTAAGGATCATGTCAATTTCGTTTCTATGTTGGATCAAGTatgaattaatcaaaattaatataTCAGTGTTTTTATTTATGTGATCCATGCATTTCTTGATATATATATTGCTTTTCATTTCATCTTTTATTTTGTTCCTTATAATTTCTTCATTTTAGCTAACTTATCAAGTTCATCATTCTCATTTCCCTTAGCACAAAATGTTATTTACAAATGGTGTATAATGAAATCGTACACCGGATTAaaaattaactcaaaatgtttaaaaattatcccgatatatttaaaagttatctatttttattgataattattttcattttaataaaagcCATTCTtctaaaatcactaataatgtataaagatAACTATTTTAACATttcgctcaaaaaaaaaaaaaaaaacactattttaatagtttaaaatgtttattcatcaacttttttcataatataaaagttacaaaaaactgagtaaaagttatcccggtg
This Spinacia oleracea cultivar Varoflay chromosome 6, BTI_SOV_V1, whole genome shotgun sequence DNA region includes the following protein-coding sequences:
- the LOC110797751 gene encoding hydrophobic seed protein-like; its protein translation is MASKSAVALLMVNLALFAFVSANATATCPDLNACINIADGLVNAELGGQSGTPCCELIHGIADADLALCLCSSLQNTPLGSTLGVLINLLGGLLGGLTGNSLLNKELLVILNSCGYNNASLYKCY